From Impatiens glandulifera chromosome 7, dImpGla2.1, whole genome shotgun sequence:
aaattatgataagaaaatgttacttatttattatattaatgttaaagaacaaattattacaattacaaatgccaaaaaaaaatcagttcTATACAAATCTTTGTTTGCaacttgtttttataaaatcttaaagGAGATAAATattaagactttttttttatttcaaacctaaaaagagaagaaaaaaaagttttatctaGATTACCACTTAAAGTGGGACATGGGACAAAATTGTTAAATCTTCTCTATCTTCTTAAAGATGggttaaaatgaaatttatctAGATTATCTTTATCACAAGAGGTCCTACTATATAAAATGTACTTTTTTTTAGTTgaattgctttttttttttttttttatagtttattaagAACTACATCAACAAATTGCAAtacattcaaaaaaatattattcatcatttttattatgttactAGACAATCgattaatctaaataaatcaCTGTTGGTGTTTAGTAAACACGTATATTcgaaaaataattcaaatttcgGATATTTTTAAAGCGTCATTTTCCGATAATATTGTTGAATCATGacttgataaataatttaaaggtaAGGCACAAAACTGAAAATCATCTTTACTTAATCAAATGGATGaagaagttttaattaaaagtcTTCTTAAGCTATTCATAACAAATACTTTTGCTAGATTTTGGTTGGGGAcaactaatacaaataaaaaaagtaaaaaagatTAATTGGTATAAATGGATAAAATTTCCAAAATCCAAAAATCATGGAAGTATGGGGTTTCAATTTTTGTCTTTACATTTAATTTGTGAGCATTAATCTTTTTTGGTTAAATTCTTAACGGAATTTCTAAAcataaagtttttcaaattagTAAAAAGAAAGAGTCTAGTTCATGGTGTTGACATAGTCTAATGGGGAAAGGAATTTCGATAGTAAACTTGTTAAATTACTCATTGAAAATGAAAAGGATATAGATGGATTGTTCCcgtttttagaaaaaataaagattaatattcTTATGACAACTAGCATGTATCCTgtgtatttgcacgagtaataatataaaaaaccgtgaaaaaaatattaccgtaaaatttttatgggcgggtcaacccacaatccgacccaagtatccatttactcgcacatatatccaaattaaccacagctctcgattcggcaatccggacactttaaaaattaagcatcatatatatatataaattaggtcGTAATATCTTTAGTTAGGATATTTCATacgaaaattttcaaactcaagttGAATAATAAATTCCACCCTTGAGATATTTTGTGGAAGTAATTTGACTTTTGGAAACTGTCTCAGTATTTTGGGTTAATAAAATGgatagatttaaattaaaaaaattaaaatagttaataaatatttatatattcaaatttcttaaaacttataataaaatagtaatacAATTGTAgtattgtaattgttttttttttttttatattaaattcaaggctttcatattttgttttacattaAGATTCAAGTCCTCATAATTGTTGAGGAATGGATTCTATACTTTTTGTCTGATTCATTGTCTTCAATATTTTGtaatgattatttgaaaaatgttaATATCAATGTATATATTGCttcattgaaaaaataatcaCTCAAAATTTGTTATTTGCATTAAATGTGGCATCAACTTTTGTTTGACTAACTTTGTtgtatgtgttttgtttttacTATTTGAGAAATTAACCATTtggtaatattatttattttactatttgttatccaaaaaaaaaaatattttaaattaatcaaggCCCAAAATAATCTGTAGAGAATTTAGACCCATTATTTATGGGCTTTAACTATATACTTATTTTCAAGGCCCATCATCCACATTATATGGAGCCCCGACCCATAAACTTCATCGTCTTCAATTAGCTCCTCTTTTTCTCTCATTCTCTTTCTTCCCCGCCGACATTGCCCTCTGCTTCAGAAGTATCCGCCAAGAGTTTCAAGTAAGTACGCTTTAACTTCATATGCGATATTAAAAATCATATCTTTACTCAGAAAGCTCATAATCTTCCATGCATATTCCGTATTCACTTGCTACAATTTCAAAACCTATTGAATTTTCTCGtctgttttgttgttgttgttgttgttgttgtttatttACTTAGGAATGTTGATTCTATGAAATTTCTTTTGACCCTTGTAACGTTAGGTATTTAGAGTTGGATTTTAGTAGAGCAATTGAAGGTAATATCATGGGTAGAGAAGGTTATTCTAATGGCAAGAAGGGGAGGAGAGGTGGAAATGGCGGAAAACCCAATAGAAATCGCGATGCTGGTTTCAATGGGGGAGCTTCAAATTATCAAACTGATTTCGGTTCACAATCATCTTTTGTCAGGTTTAAAACTGTCTCTATTAATTGTACTTAATTTAATATCTCTCACACTGTAACATATGAATAACTGGGAATGATTTGGACAGGAAGCCGGTAGATCCTGAGACATCTAAATACTTCTCAGAGATTGCTAATGTTATTGCGAATCCTAATATGGAATTGGAGGAAAGATCAGTCATATGTGGTAATGCTTTGGATGAAAGTCGTGGGAAGGAAGTAGAACTTGCGACGGATTATATCTTAAGTCATACTTTGCAAAGTTTGATGGAAAATAGTGATCTTAATCAAATTTGTGGATTTCTACAAAGCTGTGCGAAGGACTTCCCCCTCATTTCAATGGATAAATCAGGATCTCATGTAGCTGAGGAGGCATTCAAGTCATTAGCGAGAcaccttgaagaagaagagaaccGACCACTTTTAGAGAAGACTTTAGCTATGTTATGTCAGGTATTTTCGGGTGCCTAGTTTTTTGTTCTTCCCAACCAGTGCTCTAATCAGCTTCAATAGTTTTACTTATCCAAAGCTACCTGTTTGTGTGATTACATTTATGATATGAATGAAAATTGATGATTTGTTGTATTTGTCTGTCAGGAACTTGTAATGGATCCTGTAAATGTGATGTGCAACTGCTACGCATCTCATGTACTTCGAAGTTTGCTTTGCCTTTGTAAAGGGGCACCTTTTGAATCTTTAAGGCTCCGAAACGCAAAATCTTCATCTGTTCTTGCTGAAAGGTTGAATCTTAAGCCAGCTAAACCTAACAGAATTGTTTCAGTACCGTTGCAGCATGGGTTTCCCGATCTGTTTAAATCATTTATCTTAGATATGTTAAAACACGGCAAAAAAGACATCAAGACGCTGCTAGCTGATCAATACAGCAGTCTAGTTCTGCAGGCATGTTTCCAAGCTTCtttgtatttgattttttttttttcagtttataaattttttcatGATTTGATGTGTTTATCTGCATTATTGATATCCTCTGTGCTGTATCTTATGGAGTTCATCTACCATGTGGCAGACTGCTTTGAAATTACTATCTGATAGTAAAGAGGAGTTGTTGCAGATAATTCCAATTCTTTTAGGTCATGATGAGGAAACTGCTCCTAACGAGTTCTCAATCAAAGCTTCTTCGGCTAAAAAACTTTTGGCTTTAGGGAAGGACACTGCCTTTAGCCGTTTAATGGAGGTTAGACACACTGATACCCTATCTTTATCCTTTTTGTGCTGATAGCTTGTGGACTTTTTTGGATGATTGTACACTTGGATATTGTAGCCTTTGGCATATAGATCTGCCTCATCACTCCTTTTGTTACGAATTAATTAGTTTGCTTAGGGCAAGAACCTTTGtttagaaaaaatttaagtgGATTTGGCATTATGTTGCTGTTATATTTCAGCCTTTGTTGAGAGGCTTGGCCACTCCAACTTTACAACACTCACCCTATGATTCTTTCTGTTCGTGATTCTTGGAGTTATGCTACCATTGGagtttgaaaactttcaattcCTCTAAAAGTATACTATTCATCCAGCCTTTATATTGGATCAGAGTGTAAGAGTTTATATCTTTAAGCATTGCGTCTGTCTGTCCCGTGACTACAATCCCAGCAGAATCTTTCTTTGATATCTTGGGCCTAGTTTGATGTAGGGTTATTTAAACAACCAagtgattattttcaaataactttgtTCGATGTAGGTTATTGAAATCATGTTATTTGGGGATTATTTGAGTAAAAAGACATTAGGGTTATagatatataatgaaaatatatatatcttttaagaAATAGAGGGttttttagttgatgattttgaatgataaataaattgttgtttGTATTTGTTCTTATGGAAACTATTTGCAGGTCATCTTGGAAGTGGCTCCAGACACAATATTCAATGAGCTATTGATGAAAGTATTTAGACACTCAATGTTTGAATTATCATCTGATCAGTCTGGAAACTATATTATCCAGTCTTTGATTTCTCATGCAAAATCCGAAAATCATGTAAGTGAAAGCAGCCTCTACTTTTCTTTAACCTTCTATCAGTTAGTTGTTTATATTTCCGATATGTTATATTTAGCTTTGTAGAATCAATTTTAAATCTGAGGCACAACATATGTTCACTTACTGTTTGCCTTTGTATTTCACTTTATCAATCAGATGGAGTTGATATGGGAAGAACTTGGTTCAAAATTTGATGTTCTCCTTGGTATGGGAAAACCTGGAGTTGTCGCTTCCATTATTGCAGCAAGTCAAAGGCTTCATAGCCATGAAAATAAGGTTGGTAACTTAAACCTGAGTGTGTTGTTTGAAACTTGTTTCTCCCTATTTagatataattacaaatttacgatcatataaaattattttatagtttattcAAGCTTCATGCTGACGGTTTTTGTTTACATTTATGACAGTGTTGTCAGGCCATCGCTTCTTCTGTGTGCTCAACCAATGAGTCCCCTAACTGTATTATCGCTCGACTATTATTTCTTGATAGATACTTCTCCTGCAATGATCCATCTAGCTGGGATTGGCCAACTGGCACTACGATGAATCTCATGGGCTCGTTGATTTTACAACTGATTTTCAGATTCCCAACTGTACGTTTGTTATTTTCTAGAGTATCTTCACTGCTTGGTTATTTTCATAGTACTTCTTTTGTTCTTAACTTGTGGTGGTTATTCTCGGTTAGGTTCTTTATATGGATtgcttatattttattttattctcttctcttctccatTGTGTGCTGTCAGGCAGGAATTCTGACATTATATCTTTTTGTGATTAGCATCCAACTGAAGAGCTGTTTTCCCAAATTCTTTTCTAGAGTACCTTGACCATGGAAAACAGACATCCTAGTTCACCCATTTTTATCTATCATTTACAATAAACATCTTGTTACCAAAAAATGTATCCTTTGTCAGTTTTGGGCCAGTGTTTCCTACGTCTTTTCAAGATAAGTAGTTGATTGTCTTTGACTTACAAAAATGAAAGTGTTTTGCAAATGGGTCTAATGCCTTTTTGTAAACTGCTATTTTGTCACAATTTAAATCACAATGACGACCACATTGGTAGTGTTTGCTTCCCAAGAGCAAGGTAGCTGGTGGTTCTTCCTTACATGGTGCATTTTCCAAAAAACTtggaagtgattttttttttctttcagttTGGTACAAGACTATTTTTGAGATCATGATCCAGATTATAGTagtgtgattttttttgtttcactggtatacaattttttttcttctaaatcatgattcaaattattgagtaatattttgataattttgtatagagattaattattgatttttgagcagataattttttctaaattgtTGTATTTTGAGCATAATAACAAATGCAAATCTTTTTATGTTCACGATCAACATGAAACAAATTGATTACAAAAGAGCCCAATGTGTTTGATAAAACCTTGTGCATTTGAGAAGTTTGCCTGAGTCcattattttaaagtaattatgAGAACTTtttgttgattattttgaaGATAGTTTATGGTGTGGAACTAAATCATTCCTTCTATGGAAGTTGTGTGGACAAACACTTCTTCCATTATCCAAATAGTTGTGCAAGCCCTCATAAATATGCTTCTATTCTATTATAGTCATGTCTATTCTCTTGTATTTGCTTAATTTAGTAATGGTTAACTTCTTGCAATTCAGGATTTTATTCAGCCTTTCATCACAAGCATTACATCTTTGGAAATGAACCATATTCTAGAAGCATCAAAAGACATAGCTGGGCAAAGGGTTCTTGAAGCCTTTCTGAACTCTGAT
This genomic window contains:
- the LOC124945534 gene encoding pumilio homolog 23; translation: MGREGYSNGKKGRRGGNGGKPNRNRDAGFNGGASNYQTDFGSQSSFVRKPVDPETSKYFSEIANVIANPNMELEERSVICGNALDESRGKEVELATDYILSHTLQSLMENSDLNQICGFLQSCAKDFPLISMDKSGSHVAEEAFKSLARHLEEEENRPLLEKTLAMLCQELVMDPVNVMCNCYASHVLRSLLCLCKGAPFESLRLRNAKSSSVLAERLNLKPAKPNRIVSVPLQHGFPDLFKSFILDMLKHGKKDIKTLLADQYSSLVLQTALKLLSDSKEELLQIIPILLGHDEETAPNEFSIKASSAKKLLALGKDTAFSRLMEVILEVAPDTIFNELLMKVFRHSMFELSSDQSGNYIIQSLISHAKSENHMELIWEELGSKFDVLLGMGKPGVVASIIAASQRLHSHENKCCQAIASSVCSTNESPNCIIARLLFLDRYFSCNDPSSWDWPTGTTMNLMGSLILQLIFRFPTDFIQPFITSITSLEMNHILEASKDIAGQRVLEAFLNSDASGKHKRKLVVKLKGHFAELALNRSGAFTVEKCFSTSNMALRETIVSELLVIQSDLSKSNHGTVMLKKLDVDGYARRPDQWKSMQVTKESTFKEFYDTFGSKESKPKNNSFVLESGRTPQAEKMKQLRNEVYSSLAILTPHSDKGGKSKPKLSGHKREHEREEQHDKKVNKKVVDDDSSKSQNKKKKKKNH